Below is a window of Actinomycetota bacterium DNA.
TTGAGGAGGAGAGCCGCCGGGCCGAGGCGATGTTCCAGGGCCTTCTGGAGAGCGCCCCCGACGCGATCGTTGTAATGGGCTCCGACGGGCTCATCAAGCTCGTAAACCGGCAGACCGAAGTCCTTTTCGGGTACTCCAGGGACGAATTGATCGGGCAGCCGGTTGAACGGCTCATCCCCGAGCGCCTGGCCGTCAGGCACCCCGAGCTCCGCCACGGCTACTTCTCCGTGCCCACAGTCAGGGCGATGGGCGCAGGTCTGGAGCTGGCGGCCCGGCGCAAGGACGGGACCGAGTTTCCGGTCGACATCTCTCTCGCCCCACTCGAGACCGAGGAGGGCACCCTCGTATCGGCAGCCGTGCGGGACATCACGGAACGCAGGCGGGCCGAAGCCAAGTTCCAGGGCCTGCTGGAGAGCGCCCCCGACGCGATCGTCGTCGTTGGCTCCGACGGGCTCATCCGGCTGATCAACCGCCAGACCGAGGTCCTGTTCGGATACACCAGGGACGAGCTGATCGGCGAGCCCGTCGAGCGGTTGATTCCCAAGCGCCTCGCCGAGCACCACCCCGACCTGCGCACCGGTTACTTCTCGGCGCCGGCGGTCCGGGCGATGGGGGCCGGCCTGGAGCTGGCGGCCCGGCGCAAGGACGGGACCGAGTTTCCGGTCGACATCTCTCTCGCCCCGCTCGAAACCGAGGAGGGCGTGCTGGTGTCGGCCGCCGTGCGCGACGTGACGGAACGAAAGCGTGCAGAAGCCGAGCTCCGCGAGCGGGAGGAGCAGCTGGCCGCCGCTCGGGACCAGGCGCTCGAAGCTTCCCGCCTGAAGTCGCAGTTCCTCGCCAACATGAGCCACGAGATCAGAACCCCCATGAACGGTGTCCTGGGGATGGCCGAACTGATACTTACCGACGACCTCCCGCCCCAGCAGCGGGAGCGGATGAAAAACCTGAAAGAGTCCGGCCAGGGCCTGCTGACGATCATCAACGACATCCTCGACTTCTCCAAGATGGAGGCCGGAAAGCTCGAGCTGGAGGAGGAGACATTCGACCTGGTGGCCGTCGCCCGGGGGGTGCTCGGGCTGCTCTCGAGCGAGGCGGCAGCAAGGGGGCTCTACCTGAAGCTCGACCTGGACCCGGAGGTGCCCCGCTGGGTCTGCGGGGACTCGGTCCGGTTGAGGCAGATCCTGCTGAACCTGACCGGCAACGGCATCAAATTCACCCATCGGGGGGGCGTGACCTTGGGTATCCGCCGGTCGGACCACAACCTTCGGTTCACCGTAACCGACACCGGCGTCGGCATGGACCCCTCCTCCAAGCAGCGGCTGCTGGAGCCCTTCTCTCAGGGGGACGCCTCCACCACCAGGGAGTACGGCGGCACCGGCCTGGGCCTGGCCATCTGCTCTCAGCTGATCGAGCTCATGGGCGGGACCCTCGACCTCAGCAGCGAGCTGGGGGCCGGGACCAGCTTCTGGTTTGAGATCACGCTGCCCCCCGCGGAGCCCCCCTCATCGGACGGCGCTCTGGAGCAACCGGTCCCGCCGGGAGGCTTGAACGGGTCGAAGGAGCGCGGGGGGCGCATTCTCCTGGTCGACGACGTGGCCATCAACCGTGTCGTCGCCAAGGGCCTGCTGGAGAACCTGGGTTTCGAGGTCGTGACCGCATCATCGGGCGTCGAAGCGATCGCCAGCGTCGAGCAGAACGAGTACCTGGCGGTCCTGATGGACTGCCTGATGCCGGGGATGGACGGCTACGAGACGACCCGCAGGATCAGAGCCCTGGACGGTGAGGTCCAAAAGGTCCCGATCATCGCCCTGACCGCAGCAGCGATGAGTGGCGACCGCGAACGGTGCCTGGCCGCAGGCATGGACGACTACATCTCAAAACCGCTCGACCTCCCGAGCCT
It encodes the following:
- a CDS encoding PAS domain S-box protein; the protein is MRLEEESRRAEAMFQGLLESAPDAIVVMGSDGLIKLVNRQTEVLFGYSRDELIGQPVERLIPERLAVRHPELRHGYFSVPTVRAMGAGLELAARRKDGTEFPVDISLAPLETEEGTLVSAAVRDITERRRAEAKFQGLLESAPDAIVVVGSDGLIRLINRQTEVLFGYTRDELIGEPVERLIPKRLAEHHPDLRTGYFSAPAVRAMGAGLELAARRKDGTEFPVDISLAPLETEEGVLVSAAVRDVTERKRAEAELREREEQLAAARDQALEASRLKSQFLANMSHEIRTPMNGVLGMAELILTDDLPPQQRERMKNLKESGQGLLTIINDILDFSKMEAGKLELEEETFDLVAVARGVLGLLSSEAAARGLYLKLDLDPEVPRWVCGDSVRLRQILLNLTGNGIKFTHRGGVTLGIRRSDHNLRFTVTDTGVGMDPSSKQRLLEPFSQGDASTTREYGGTGLGLAICSQLIELMGGTLDLSSELGAGTSFWFEITLPPAEPPSSDGALEQPVPPGGLNGSKERGGRILLVDDVAINRVVAKGLLENLGFEVVTASSGVEAIASVEQNEYLAVLMDCLMPGMDGYETTRRIRALDGEVQKVPIIALTAAAMSGDRERCLAAGMDDYISKPLDLPSLRAALDRQTGGHRTQADKAAGTPPLEGADSELAERLADFKSRFPAETFRRICEEFLASTPQLLADIRASLEAGNHGTTASLAHKLKGSMGTFGALRMSELAQQLQTGSGDRPAAELLDELDARFRAAGAAVAAEVAPTP